In Raphanus sativus cultivar WK10039 chromosome 5, ASM80110v3, whole genome shotgun sequence, the following proteins share a genomic window:
- the LOC130494997 gene encoding maternally expressed PAB C-terminal protein-like, which translates to MSPPVSVYSINDTLARAAALHKRFLSAALAEALEKKTPSEQRIMIGESLYPLVELLVPLFAPKITGMLLELPQAEIFRCLESPEALKEKINEAIVVLMDCYPKEMNLDEQETKKFRAAMLSSKL; encoded by the exons ATGTCTCCTCCTGTTTCTGTTTACAGTATTAATGATACCTTAGCCCGTGCTGCTGCTCTTCACAAGAGATTTCTTTCAGCTGCTTTGGCTGAAGcacttgaaaaaaaaactccCAGTGAACAACGAATT atgatTGGTGAGTCGCTCTACCCTTTGGTGGAATTACTCGTGCCATTGTTTGCACCAAAAATCACAGGAATGCTTCTTGAACTACCTCAAGCCGAAATCTTTCGGTGCTTAGAATCACCAGAAGCCCTCAAGGAGAAGATTAACGAGGCAATTGTTGTTTTAATGGACTGTTATCCCAAAGAGATGAATCTAGACGAGCAGGAAACTAAAAAGTTCCGAGCAGCCATGCTCTCGTCTAAGCTTTGA
- the LOC108857691 gene encoding zinc finger CCCH domain-containing protein 39, with translation MDSSYSDSRPYVVWNQTQMVDSTNNELSESQTMPQLKRPRLAADDNNNTSWGMVPSSNPPPMNKGTANIFYKTRMCVKFKSGACRNGELCNFAHGMEDLRQPPSNWQEIVGPPVQDREKDRERERERERLSSVSSAGDSNWEDDQKIILRMKLCRKFCFGEECPYGDRCNFIHEDLSKFREENGKLRESLAISVVDPMSVENGVAASHQVEVNRQGGIPVPAAPMINGGGGGVKTVFWKTRLCGKFEKGQCPFGDNCHFAHGQAELLQHSVGRVEGEAMNAVAAASVSKQTVVPANEPFAMKPTAQVTADSSGLNDEGRRKKCLLKWSDSKKINRIYGDWIDDLPVGQKSTKPVES, from the exons ATGGATTCGAGTTACTCAGATTCTCGTCCTTATGTTGTTTGGAACCAAACCCAGATGGTTGATTCAACGAACAACGAGCTGTCTGAATCACAGACAATGCCACAGTTAAAAAGGCCAAGACTTGCTGCTGATGATAACAACAACACTTCTTGGGGGATGGTTCCATCTTCAAACCCTCCTCCTATGAACAAAGGGACTGCCAACATCTTCTACAAGACGAGGATGTGTGTCAAGTTCAAGTCAGGGGCTTGTAGGAACGGAGAGCTTTGCAACTTTGCTCACGGGATGGAGGATTTGAGACAACCTCCATCTAACTGGCAGGAGATTGTTGGGCCTCCTGTGCAGGACAGGGAGAAGGATAGGGAAAGGGAGAGGGAAAGGGAGAGACTTTCTTCTGTTTCCTCCGCTGGGGATAGTAACTGGGAAGATGATCAGAAGATTATCTTGAGGATGAAGCTCTGCAGGAAGTTTTGTTTCGGTGAGGAGTGTCCTTATGGGGACAGGTGTAATTTCATCCATGAGGATCTTTCTAAGTTCCGTGAGGAGAATGGGAAGCTGAGGGAGAGTTTGGCTATAAGTGTTGTTGATCCAATGTCTGTTGAGAATGGTGTTGCAGCTTCTCATCAAGTTGAAGTGAATAGACAAGGAGGCATCCCTGTACCTGCTGCACCTATGAtcaatggtggtggtggtggtgtcaAGACTGTGTTTTGGAAGACTAGGCTATGTGGGAAGTTTGAGAAGGGGCAGTGTCCTTTTGGTGATAACTGTCACTTTGCTCATGGCCAAGCAG AGCTGCTGCAACACTCTGTTGGAAGAGTTGAAGGAGAAGCTATGAACGCAGTAGCAGCAGCGTCTGTGAGTAAACAAACGGTGGTGCCTGCAAACGAACCGTTTGCAATGAAACCAACTGCACAAGTGACAGCAGACTCTTCTGGTCTTAACGATGAAGGGCGGCGAAAGAAGTGTTTGCTCAAGTGGAGCGACTCCAAGAAGATTAATCGAATCTATGGAGACTGGATCGATGATTTACCGGTTGGGCAGAAGTCGACAAAACCAGTAGAGAGTTAA
- the LOC108858884 gene encoding ABSCISIC ACID-INSENSITIVE 5-like protein 7: protein MDELLKSIWTAEEAQAMSMTSSAAATAVAQPCGGGNLQRQGSSTLPRTISSSGESNAPPGRQQTLGEMTLEEFLFRAGVVREDNCSQQTGQFNRNNNNGAAGGLGFDFGFDFADQNQNNISFNGFHWGNSINNNNGLAGVTVAATSPGISSAENNSLSPVPYVLNRGRSNTCLEKVTERRQRRMIKNRESAARSRARKQAAINLAKLLGSAERVLSRPHCSCRYCRLCKKPFPCVSDSV, encoded by the exons ATGGATGAACTCCTGAAAAGCATATGGACTGCTGAAGAAGCTCAGGCCATGTCCATGACTTCTTCTGCTGCTGCTACAGCCGTTGCGCAACCTTGTGGTGGTGGGAATCTCCAGAGGCAAGGCTCGTCGACATTGCCTAGAACGATTA GTAGCAGCGGTGAGTCTAATGCACCTCCTGGGAGACAACAGACTCTAGGGGAGATGACGCTTGAGGAGTTTCTGTTTCGCGCTGGAGTTGTTAGAGAAGATAACTGTTCTCAGCAGACGGGTCAGTTCAACAGGAACAATAACAATGGAGCTGCTGGGGGATTAGgctttgattttggttttgattttgctGACCAAAATCAAAACAACATATCATTCAATG GGTTTCACTGGGGTAACTCCATTAACAATAATAATGGATTAGCCGGGGTCACTGTTGCAGCAACATCTCCAGGGATAAGTAGCGCAGAAAATAACTCTCTGTCACCAGTTCCTTATGTGCTTAACCGTGGAAGAAGCAATACTTGTCTAGAGAAGGTTACCGAGAGGAGGCAAAGGAGGATGATCAAGAACAGGGAATCAGCTGCTAGATCGAGAGCTCGGAAGCAGGCGGCTATTAATCTAGCCAAACTGTTAGGTAGTGCTGAACGAGTTTTGTCGCGTCCCCATTGTAGTTGTCGATATTGCAGGTTGTGCAAGAAGCCATTCCCTTGCGTTTCTGATAGCGTTTGA